Proteins from a single region of Methanotorris igneus Kol 5:
- a CDS encoding DUF373 family protein, translated as MEIRKLPEVKKYLVLVVDMDDDVGRKANITTPILGREDNIKAAIKLGLSDPGDSDVNAILGGVKLYDELKNKGKDVEIATISGDKDVESEKCALKIKEQLDFLMYLYEPNFIYLVSDGAEDEMVLKYLDSKDIFVWKKRIVIKQNESLESIYYLIQEFIKKTMSDYIPLIFTSAGFAMILYAIFSELGWRIIVGLIGLYVLSEGVGVRKLFIEKIKKGQEGIELGKISPMGTVVALLILTVGALYAYGVSKSDNPVIFAANFLYNISNPLTLSLFVFILGHFIDKIIHSKESILNILKRYFFYTICLFMAREFLIISSEFLKGSESFTMLMVHAVVYTSIIIILSTILFAKSNMQTDTM; from the coding sequence ATGGAAATTAGGAAATTGCCTGAAGTAAAGAAGTATCTTGTTCTTGTTGTTGATATGGATGATGACGTTGGGAGAAAGGCAAATATCACTACTCCAATTTTAGGTAGGGAAGATAACATAAAAGCAGCTATAAAGTTAGGACTTAGTGACCCTGGAGATAGTGACGTAAATGCAATTTTGGGGGGAGTTAAGTTATATGATGAATTGAAAAATAAGGGAAAGGATGTTGAAATTGCAACAATTTCAGGAGATAAGGATGTTGAATCTGAAAAATGTGCTTTGAAAATAAAAGAGCAGTTAGATTTCTTGATGTATTTGTATGAGCCTAATTTTATATATCTGGTGTCTGATGGCGCAGAGGACGAAATGGTATTAAAATATTTGGATTCAAAGGACATTTTTGTTTGGAAAAAGAGGATTGTTATTAAGCAAAATGAATCTCTTGAATCTATATATTATCTAATACAGGAATTCATAAAAAAGACGATGTCTGATTACATCCCTTTAATATTCACTTCGGCAGGATTTGCAATGATTTTGTATGCAATATTTTCTGAATTAGGTTGGAGGATAATAGTTGGTTTAATTGGACTATATGTACTATCTGAGGGTGTTGGGGTAAGGAAATTATTTATAGAAAAAATAAAAAAAGGCCAAGAAGGTATAGAATTAGGAAAAATCTCTCCAATGGGAACAGTTGTTGCTTTGCTCATATTGACTGTTGGTGCATTATATGCCTATGGAGTATCAAAAAGTGACAATCCAGTAATATTTGCAGCAAACTTTTTATATAATATTTCAAATCCTTTAACACTATCCTTATTTGTATTTATCTTAGGACATTTCATTGACAAAATCATTCATTCAAAAGAATCCATATTAAATATATTAAAAAGGTACTTTTTCTACACAATATGCCTATTCATGGCAAGAGAATTCTTAATAATATCCTCCGAATTTTTAAAAGGAAGTGAAAGCTTTACAATGTTAATGGTTCATGCGGTAGTTTATACGTCAATTATAATAATCCTATCAACAATACTATTTGCAAAGTCAAACATGCAAACAGATACAATGTAA